AGACTGCTATTAAACAATGCATTAGAGGAAAGATTTACTGAAGGTGAAAGCAAGGCAAGGACACACATCAGAGGACACACATAATGTTGCCAGGGAAAAGAACACTTCAGAGGAGGCCAATTTCAGCACTACCAGTTTTCAGTTCCAGAGTCTCTGGAAGGCAGTTTGGAGATCTCTAAGCATCAGAAATAAGAACTAAAAATTTGTACTGCGGAAATGTAGGTATTTCCAAGGTATGCCACTATACCTCCACATCAAAATTGGTCATGTCAGCTTTCCAGTGGAAGTGCTCTTGCACGGCTCCACCGAAGTCTCTTGCGGCCTCGTTGGACGTGAAGCTGTGCTTGTCTCCAGCTCTGTTGCACGTCACCCGGAACCTCAGCACCTTCGCCTCTCCTTCACCTGTCTGACCGTCGCCAGCCTTGGTCCCACTCTCAGAACTCATCTGCTCTTCAACTTTCACATCTGACTGCTCGttatcttcctcctcctcctccaccccatTTCTGGATGCCACTCCTTGGGGATTCTCTGCATCCTGGCCACCAGTGGGTTCCACAGCCACAGGGTTTTGGACACAGTCCTCCTGGTCACTAGTGCTGTGTTGGTCTGCTCCTCCCTCTTCTCCACCATCACTCAGCTTCCCTCTGCTTGCAGGACTCTGCAGATTGTGTTTTTTGCgctttgtctttctctttttcaagcTGTTGTTCAACTCCCAAACTTTCAATGGATCGGTCCAGGGCAGCTTTTTAACCAAATCTTCCAAATCCTTTAGAGCATCTTcctttaaaagacagaaaaagtcATGCTTTGAAGTTATTCCATCCTTTTAAAAGTTATCCTTTATTTTGAGGTCTCTCAAAGTAGTTTATTTAACATTAATCCACTACATGTTTAAGCAAAGCTTACAGgtttttgtctggtttttgcTATAACTAAACGTAATTACAGTGAAAATCACAAGACCCACAGGATTTCATCATTTATCTTGTAATACAGACAACTAACACTGTATTGAGTGACCAAAGTGACACTTCACTATTCTGTGTCTGTGGCCTACAAACATAGCATCACCTCTTATCTCAGATTTTGGCAATGTAAAGTATTTAACTGCAGAAATTATGTTAGATGACATGGCCACACTTCCATTTACAAGCCAGAAAAAGGGAACTAGACTAGTATCACAAATTAAAAACTtattaaacagaatattttgatACTAGtcttaaattaaaaaccccaaacactccAAACCCCAGAACcaacagaaaatggaagagtGATTCAccttattttccttaaattgaTAGTCTTTGAATTCCtgaacaacaacaaataaattATCCACTGACCTCAGACGATGGACCTAGAAGAGATGAAAAGATGACACATTACTAACCGTGTGCCGTGGGGACTGTGTTTACTGTCTTCAGAATTTTGCCATCTATGTCGAGGTTTCAGAGACTACGGATTTCCACCTTTAGTCCCCACAAGAGTTATCAGTTTCGTCTTTGCACTGGTTTAACGTCCCCATCTACCATTTCACACCCCCCGGACACGCCGGTAAAGGCGGATACCGCTGCTGCACCCCGGCCGGCCGTGGCTGGGTGCGGGATGCTGTCCGGACCGGCGGCCTCCGGCACCGAAGCGTTCCGCTCGGAGGGGCTGGGACCCACCGAACCGAACCGAACCGAAGCAGCCACAGGGGGAACAGCGGCGTGCGGAGCGGGGAGCGGGGCAGAGAGCCCGCACGCACCTGAGGCAGGCTCCGGGCCGGGACCTCGAAGTAGATCTTGCCCCGATCCCTGCTGATCCTGGAGGCCGAGCCCAGCTTCTCCTGCACCTCCTCGGCCGCCGTCTGCTCGAAGCCCGTGGGCACGGTGGCGCCGATCACGGCCGCGAGCTCCGCGCCCTCCTGGGCTGCGCCCGGACCCGGCCCCGCGTCGCCGGCCGCCTCCGCTTCCGCCATGCCGGGCTGCCCGGGGGGGCGAGCCACCCGCCCACGACCGGCCGAGCGACCGACCACCGGATCCCCCCCGCCCACGACCGGCCGACCGACCACCGGAtcccccccgccgccggccACACCGCCCCAGGCGCCGCCACCGCCCGCCCTTTCCGCTTCCGCGCCGGGCGGCACCGCCCCGCTGTCCGGTTCGCTGCCCTCGGTTCGCTGCCGGGCgcgggcgggaggcggcgccgcggccccgcgggcaCCGCGTGTCGATCCGCGGGTGCCGGCTGTCGGTCCGGCGGTACCGGGTGTCGATCCGAGGGTGCCGGGTATCGGTCCGCCGGTACCGGTTGTCGATCCGAGGGTGCCGGCTGTCGGTCCGGCGGTACCGCGTGTCGGTCCGTGCGGCCCCGCCGGTACCAGGTGTCGGTCCGGCGGTACCGGGTGTCGATCCACGGGCACCGGGTGTCGATCCGCGGGTGCCGGGTGTCGGTCCGTGCGGCCCCGCCGGTACCGGCTGTCGGTCCGGCGGTACCAGGTGTCGGTCCGTGCGGCCCCGCCGGTACCGGCTGTCGGTCCGGCGGTACCGGGTGTCTGTCCGTGCGGCCCTGCCGGTACCGGCTGTCGGTCCGGCGGTACCGGGTGTCTGTCCACGCGGCCCCGCCGGTACCGGGTGTCGGTCCGCGCGGTCCCGCGGGGAGCTGCTGTCGGACCCTCTGCCG
This region of Vidua chalybeata isolate OUT-0048 chromosome 12, bVidCha1 merged haplotype, whole genome shotgun sequence genomic DNA includes:
- the THUMPD3 gene encoding tRNA (guanine(6)-N2)-methyltransferase THUMP3 isoform X1, encoding MAEAEAAGDAGPGPGAAQEGAELAAVIGATVPTGFEQTAAEEVQEKLGSASRISRDRGKIYFEVPARSLPQVHRLRSVDNLFVVVQEFKDYQFKENKEDALKDLEDLVKKLPWTDPLKVWELNNSLKKRKTKRKKHNLQSPASRGKLSDGGEEGGADQHSTSDQEDCVQNPVAVEPTGGQDAENPQGVASRNGVEEEEEDNEQSDVKVEEQMSSESGTKAGDGQTGEGEAKVLRFRVTCNRAGDKHSFTSNEAARDFGGAVQEHFHWKADMTNFDVEVLLNIHNNEVVVGIALTEESLHRRNITHFGPTTLRSTLAYGMLRLCDPQPTDIIVDPMCGTGAIPIEGAAEWPYCYHIAGDNSPQAVKRAANNISSLLRKNESKDSSAALGVPLDVIQWDICNLPLRTGSVDIVVTDMPFGKRIGSKKKNWDLYPACLMEMGRICTPGTGRAVLLTQDKKCFAKALSRVGHIWRRAQTVWVNVGGLHAAVYLLRRTWESPDETRACW
- the THUMPD3 gene encoding tRNA (guanine(6)-N2)-methyltransferase THUMP3 isoform X2; its protein translation is MAEAEAAGDAGPGPGAAQEGAELAAVIGATVPTGFEQTAAEEVQEKLGSASRISRDRGKIYFEVPARSLPQVHRLRSVDNLFVVVQEFKDYQFKENKEDALKDLEDLVKKLPWTDPLKVWELNNSLKKRKTKRKKHNLQSPASRGKLSDGGEEGGADQHSTSDQEDCVQNPVAVEPTGGQDAENPQGVASRNGVEEEEEDNEQSDVKVEEQMSSESGTKAGDGQTGEGEAKVLRFRVTCNRAGDKHSFTSNEAARDFGGAVQEHFHWKADMTNFDVEVLLNIHNNEVVVGIALTEESLHRRNITHFGPTTLRSTLAYGMLRLCDPQPTDIIVDPMCGTGAIPIEGAAEWPYCYHIAGDNSPQAVKRAANNISSLLRKNESKDSAALGVPLDVIQWDICNLPLRTGSVDIVVTDMPFGKRIGSKKKNWDLYPACLMEMGRICTPGTGRAVLLTQDKKCFAKALSRVGHIWRRAQTVWVNVGGLHAAVYLLRRTWESPDETRACW